A single Rhinolophus ferrumequinum isolate MPI-CBG mRhiFer1 chromosome 12, mRhiFer1_v1.p, whole genome shotgun sequence DNA region contains:
- the C12H9orf57 gene encoding uncharacterized protein C9orf57 homolog, translating to MIKAVRDVEVLLCQSCNLSLPFHGCVLDFGICIAKPGQYCIKEIHSTGGIQWFSTKGCTESLEECFKRTVTHYVVYTSHCCSQTLCNF from the exons ATGATAAAGGCAG TTAGAGATGTTGAAGTTCTGCTTTGTCAATCATGCAACCTTTCACTTCCCTTCCATGGATGTGTTTTAGACTTTGGAATCTGCATAGCAAAACCTGGTCAGTATTGTATAAAAGAGATCCACTCTACAG gtggaattcagtggttttcaactaAAGGCTGCACAGAGAGCCTGGAGGAGTGCTTCAAGAGAACTGTGACCCATTATGTAGTTTATACTTCTCACTGCTGCAGTCAGACTTTGTGCAATTTCTGA